GCCGAATTACTTGTGTTTAACATATTCATGCAACATTTGCGGAAAATAAATACTTAGATTTTAATTATAGGTGCAAtatgatcaaaggtgacttgccttgctcgagatcttgagctcgATCGTCGAAATCCTcacactgcgggtcttcgggcttcgAAACTACACgtgaaacgggacaactcaacaaacggcgaaaacaaagccctattattgacctctaagtgtgccattagatagatctcgagatttgaggaattttggaagttgaacggagtgaATCGGATGtacggttgagaagatattgaatttctaagattattggatttttgatctaaaggaaaaaggatttaattaaacccttttggaaaaagaaaagaaagagggaggggaaataGACTTCCCTCagacggctagggcgcggcccgagagaaaagggcggctcggccgagctaaatgggccggccggcccgagaaGGCAGCCCAAGGGCAcgcgaggggagagagggagggggaaccGGTGGGCAGGGTCCACCTTGCGTGGCCCCGAGTGGGACGCACTTGTCGGTGGCTCGGCTCACCGGGAGCGGGGAGCAAGcagcgcggcgctagggttcggaggggagcgcggtgcacgcgcgcggctcgtggaggacgcggatgcggcgggcccacgcgcagcctcacggctcgcggtggaccgcgcgcgcaaGCGGGGCGGAGGGGAGCAGCGGGCCGAGGTCAGCTTGACCCGGTCCTGGCcaaggtggcgccgacgtggcccctacgtggctgccacgcgggccggcgggaggttgaagaaggcGTCGGCCGGAACGGATGGCGGACGGCGGCTGCAAACGGCGGGGCGAACTACGGCGGTACAGGCAAAAGTGAGCACACTGGGAGGTAGCACGGGTTGAGAGGGGACgggccaacggctcggatttgctGGGGGATGCTCGACGgtggcggattgcggcggcggcatccggcggcgagaaaagggggaaacggcgacggcgcgatggGAGTTCGATTCCTCCAGACCAGAGCATCTACTCGGCCACCAGAGTCTGTTTCttgcgtcggattgggcggagctacgccgagcatggccggcgacgagaggcgctaCTGAGCTCGggtggcaacggcggcgagcacacagcggGTGGCCGCAAGGcttggggcggcgccagctagctacggggggtctactcgagctactacccgagtctaaggggaggagatggagcgaggaagGAGAACGGAGAAGATGCACTACCACTGCAGAGGAGGGCGCTATGACGATGGCTGACGGCGCGGGGCGTGATCGCtacggcctcgggccggggaagagaagGAAGACGTACGCCTGGAGTCCCCTTCTGTTCCTAGCGCGCACCGGCTACTCCGGCACACGCAACGGCGaaaggcgacggcgaacagggcACGGACGAGGGGCGCCTTTTAAGTGGTGGCTATGTCGGTTCGGGAGGAGAGGAAACCGACCTCGAGCGGCACTGGGGTGAGGGAGCTTCGAGGGGAAGGGATGGGTTCACGGGCGTGGTCAAACGGCAGGGGCGACGGCTGGCGCGGCTGCTCCTCTGCGTCCTTGGAGCGGGAACAGAACGGAGGAAGCAGGGGCTGGGccgagaggggaaagggagaaacggagggggagaaagggagcTCGCGCCATGCCggtttggggagggagagagatgggagcgGGAGGCGCTGCCTCCGGTTTTTGGACAGATGCAGGCGGCgtggctcgggcacgcgcgctggctcgcggggcaGGGCGCGGCAGAGCAGCGGCTAGGCGGCGCAGGCGTGGCAAGGGCGGCGACCGCGAGGGCGCGCGTGCGAGGCAACGGTGCGCGGGGAACTCGAAAACGCGGCGGGGAGCTTGCCGGGGATGGAGCGGGcagagagaacgagagagggggagagcgctCGGCTCGGCGTCGGCTCACGCGTACGCGCACGCTAACACGCGTGCGGCGCACGGGCAGAGTGAGGGGAAGGctgagggagagaaagagagagagagagagagagagagagatgggccaaGAGGGGAATAGGCCCGCCGAACCtgagggaggcaaactagacttttgtggaggaatttgaatttggagagatttggattcggaatttgAATTCGACGATGGATAGAGAATTCGAGATCAGAGATTGGCACGAAGAgtgacaacaagcaaagaaacatatttcacaattagggtttttaagaattaaattttcctgctaggcgccacgacggaacgggcgctacaatgGTGCGGATCTGGTGGCAGGTGATGACGCTTAGGGGTGTCGGCGTCAGAGGTGGCATCGATGGggtgacagatggtggggtcgTGTTGTTCGCACATTCGGACCTCACCTAGTCTCCGTTCTCATGGGGACCAGTTTTAAGTTTTTAGAGAGTGGTCATCATACCCTTGCTTTCAGGCTTGGGCTTGGCGGATCATCTATGTAATGGGTACGTATGATGACTAAGAGCTGGTACAAGCCACCTTTAGGGCTGCAATAAAAGCAATTTACATCTACATGATTCCAAGATAGTAAAAGGTAGAAAGTAAAAATGCTATGGAACGCATGGTGAACAACCTGCGGGAGCACGGTAATCCCGACGAGTAGGATCTGGAGGAACTCAGGCAAAAGTATTGCCTCCTTGGTTGGATCGCATGTCAACTAGCTGAGGACAGCAAGTCTTTTTCTATTGATCAGAAAGTCAAGTAAGAAAGTAGCTATTCAGAGAGGTACTTTATTCTTATCATTCTTCTGTTTCAACCTATTATTTACCTTAGCTTCAGATCTTTACTCACTTCAACCCACACGCTTAGCTATTCCCTTGATCTCAAACCTCAGATAGCGACACAAGAAGACATCAAAACCATAGTAGCATTGCGaatgataagaagaaaaaaggatGAGTTTGGGATTGCAGCCATGCTTCGCTTTGATGAACGAAAGAAAGAGTCTGGACTCACTAGAACTCTCTCCCTGGTTGCAGTTCCCTACTAGCTTTCCCAAACTTCACTAGCAAAAGACCTGAAGAAGGAAGCATTATGAAGGGGAGTACTCTTCTTCTACTCAAGTGGTCCATCACTGGAGGAGCCCACCGAAGACGAGGAAGAAATCAGATTTGACATGGTACATTTTTATGAGTTTGTGATGTTTCAGCCAATGTATCTGGATGTTTATTTAGGTTGGATCGAAATGTTGCACTTGATACTTCAATGGTGTTTCATCTTTTTTGTTTACGACTCTTGGAATTTGTTATGTTTCAGCTGTTGAAGCTTGATGTTTCATGTTTCATCTGTGAGAATAGCATGTTTCAATCgtgattaatatgtttttcacCAATTTGatagtttaaaatatttttgatttatttggtgaaacattttttatttatttggtCAAACATTTTTGTAAGTAGCGGTGAAACAACGCCcaatttttgggaaaaaattgggTGCCCGAATTGTTGATGTTTCACCTATCGAAGCTTTGATGTTTCATATGTGAGAATAATATGTTTCAGTCATAAttaatttgtgtttcaccgttTGATAGTCTGAAACATTTTTCTAAGTAGTGGTGATACATCGCCTGATTTTTGGGGAATCTTCGGGCGCCCGATATATAGATGCTTCCGATCAAAGATACAAGATATAAAAGTTCACATAAATATGGAAAAACACACTGCAGACCTTGTTGCTCAGACTATTTGTGACATGAAGCATGCAAAAGTTTCTTTTCTGTAGTGTACTCTACTAATTTAGAAGCTATAACACTAGCACAGATATGGCCTTCTTAACCGGCCATGCGGTGATGTTATTACTGTCATATTAAAAACACaaagatgtactccctccatactcgtaaaaaaagtcgtttaggacaatgtttaagtcaaaccttgggaatataaatcataaataactcccaagttattgagtttaaaaaggtaaaaattatatgaatagatttgtcttgaaaaatactttcataaaagtatacatatatcacttttaaataaatatttttatagaaacaagaagtcaaagttgtgttttggagaccgtatgTGTcgttgtcctaaacgacttcctttacgagtacggagggagtacaccatATATTTGTACATTATTTTTGACTTTATTGCATCTTCCACTTCAACATACGTGAAAAGCAGGTGGAAGATGAGAGGAGGAAGAATATGAACGGTGAACCGGGAACTTCGTTCTCTGTGATATTTTCATAGCATTAACAGGCTCCGTGCTTCCCGAAGTAGGATAGAGAGGCACCAGGAAGCAAAGGCGTCCACTATGTGTTGGCCAACCATCCAATCCTAATGAAATAGCACCCTTATGGTAGAGATCTTCAGATGGACTAAAAACTCTAATACAACTGCCGGCGGGACATGACTCCTTTCTGGCTTCCATGAGCTCCCATCCTTGCCGTCCTACATGGCATGCCAACGGTCTCCAATCCGTTCTTGGCATAGAGGCTGACCGTCGTGTGGCGACGTCGCTGGCGCCGCCGAGTGGCCGCTGCCGGAGGCCACACAGAAGGGGGCAGTGTACAGGGAGATCGATGAATACGAGAGAGATTGGTGAGAAGATGAGGAGATGAACAACGAAGGGGGGCAGTTTGGACcctaaaaattagaaaatgcaGTGGAAGGCACACTACTGGAGAATAAGTGATCTTTGGAGAGTCGAACGATTTCCATAATAGTCCTGGTTCTTTAGAACCGGGACTAGAGAATATTTTTGTcccagttaaaaaaaaaatcatctttagtcctggttggagttaccaaccgggactaaaaatcatctttagtcctggttcatcCCTGTCAGAAGCCTGTCAgcggccgaggatctttagtcccggttgatagtaccaaccgggagtaaagatttatctttagttccggttggagttaccaaccgggagtaaatatttctctcccatcTCTGATCGGTTAAGTACTAGACGAGATATTTAGATAAGATCGGTTaagtcccctctcctcctccgctcagATCCGATCCCCttactcctcctcccctcccctctcctctcctctccacctcccccttctccccttcctcctcctcccctttactcctcctccctctgcgcGGCCGAGCACGGGCAGGCGACCGGCGGAGGCCGGCTCAACCGCGTGCGGGCAGGCGGCCAGCGGcagccggcggggccgcgcgcACAGTAGGCGgccgtggcgagcggcggccggcgtcctcttttttttgataatttgtgattcactgaatgtataatttctagaatttgtcattcattgtatggatctgagatgtataatctgtgatgtatttgatttgtgtataATTACTtataggatttgtgatgtatttgatttgtgtgtataacttaggatttgtgatgttaatgatttggggtttgatttggggatacgCATCCTACtcaatttgggagaaaatacaaGGATTAactctagccaatagcaaattaacaatgaaaaaaaaagaaaaggggacctCGAGGGATTGCCGCTACCCTCTTTTtagtccaaccgggactaaagatggctcagccagcGACGTGGCCAGCGTTCTCAAGTTGGCTAGGTGGTGAGACACGTACTCGGACTTCTACAAAAGGACCTTTCTTAATTAGGATCAAAATGTTACATAGGAATTACATTATCAATTAGTAAAGTGCGACCTTAGATATCCATTGCAAACTCTgagattttgtgaaatttactcaatgcAATATGTGCATTCTTAATAATGTGTATGTGCAATTAGATCAGTGACATCCACTGAATTCATGCCAAATCCTTCACTTCATGCGCACTATATATGTTTGCTCCTATGATAGGGAGAAGTGAGCCCTGGAGAGAGGTGGGTGGGACGCCAGTGGGCGACGAGATTCGTGGCTGCAGCTGGTGGCGCGGCTGCGATAACGGGTGGCGATGAAGCCAACGTGGTGAAGAAACCAACAGCCTTAGTCACTAGATCTCGATCCGGCCTGATTAGAACTAATTCAGAATTTCTTTCCCTTGAGTTTCAACTATTTCTTACAACATTTAGTTTCTCTCTTTTCAATCAGTACTTACAACAGTATTATCACACCtgagagagggggaaaaagtTTACCAATTGTGGTGTTATTATTTTAGTGTGCTATCAATCACCATCTGATAAAATTAAATGGAGACAAGGGATGACACTACGTCAGAACTGACATTCTGTAACACTATTTTGTAACACATTCGGAGATGTGTTACTGGCGAATGCTATAGCAACGAAACCTTATGTGTTGAAAAAAAGGTTGTAACATATTTCCAATATGTTACAGTTGGTATACATATAGTAACACCAATTCATTGTTACTACCACCTATAGTAACTCTGTGTTGCGCTATGTAATTAAAACAGATTTAGTTTGGGATAATATATTGGTGCCTTGGTTTATTATAGGTTTATTTAACATAGTGATGTAACATTATCTAATCACATAAAAAGTACTAGGGTTGGATAATATATTGGTGCCATGGGTTTATTTAACATAGTGATGTAACATTATCTAATCGCATAAAAAGTACTTGGGTTGCTTTCTAAAACAACTAACGTGCCTAACAGAGGAGTTGAACTCCTAACCTCCTGTGTAAATACACAAGAATCGCACCAGACTAGCCAACTGGGCAAGCAAACATTTGTGTCATTAGTTGTAAATTAttgtacttgtttttttttgcattaatcaaattttaagaaatttaattttatacaCACATGCGTACACTTTATTTTTAGGAATTGTGGTTTGATCAATGAACCAAGCATTCATTGGGTTGACCAATGcccattttatatataaaaaaaggatGGCTGGACTCAAGTTATAAAAGTACCACAAGCACAGTGAGAAAGCATGCAGAATTTATAGATGAGGCTGTGGGCTTGGTTCATAACTccttggatttattttttaatttagcgAGTGAGTCTGATCCATGACATgtgtataaaaatatttaatcacaAAATTGCTACAATGTAGCTGAGGTATTTGCACAGAATCTTTTTGTCTTACATCAtgaacttagaaaaaaaaatggaagaatAATCATTTCGGCAATATGAAAGAATAATCATTTCAGTAATATGGTAAAAAACAAGATGCTAGAGAGATCACATAACCCAGACATGATTACAGGACTAATCAATATAGCAGTAGAAAAGGAAAAGCTCACACgaacaaatttaaaataatcTATACATATAGACTACATTGGGAATTATTATTGACTACTGAAGACTGGCCTAAACTCATGTTTGCTTGGACTAGAACTGCCATATGTTGGTTAGTGACAGCTGCTTGTTCACTTTCGCTTGCCGAAAGAAACAGTAACACCCTGATGCCACCTGGCCATGTAGGAAAAGAAACCAAGTTCATCAGCAAAGACATGACATTTCTTTTGTTGTTAAAGAAGACATGGAGATAGCGAGCTGATCAATAGAATCTAGAAAGACAGATACCTTGCCAATGTAACTGCGTCTGCATCAAAATAATGGACCTGAAACTAAACAATATAGAGCAAAGAATGGACATGAACATGCATGAACAGGTTTTAATCAATCAGAAATAAATATAAACACAACGATTATTGCTATCTTTTAATAGAAAGAATAGCCAAGGTAACCACAAATTATTCATCCACTACGCTTGTAATCATATTTCTCACAAGAACATAATGTAAGATCATACTTAACCAGTGGACCTAATAGTTGTACCGTACACCAAAAAGGCAGAAAAGTTAAATTAAAAGACCATAAATATTGTTGGATTTAGATGCATTCAGTTGGATAGAGTTTTCGATAGTTCTAAAACTGGAAGCACCTTTGCTAACAAAAATAAATCCATCAAAAGGTTTTAGATCAGGTAATTGCATATACCTTGAAGTAATGAAATAAATCATGAAAGAGTAACTATTTTCCTCTGTTATCCTTCATTATTCAAAGCATTATTATCAACATCTACTGTTGTTCCTTCAACATCTGTTCTAACCCATTGCTTGTAATTGTTTGCATTACTGGACATTCCACCAAGGTGTGAAACATGGAATGGCTCAATTTCTATGTCACCTGCCCATTCATCCTCACCAATGTCATATATATCTCTAGGTTTGTTCTTCCTTACCACAGACCACCCAGGATTCATTGGATCATCGACATAATAAACTTGATCTGCTTGATTGGGGAAAATAAAAGGCTCATGCTCAACTTTTTCTCCAGTATGTATGAGATGTGAGAAGTTAACTAGTGTGTAACCATACTTATCTTTTTTAACTCCTTTTCCAGAAACAACATCAACCCATTCACATTTAAACAGTACTACTGAAAATTGTCCAGAGTAATTTAGCTCAATAATATCGATGACTCTACCATAGTATGTTAGATCACCCAATATTGGATTTGTGTCACTTGATTTAGTATAACTGGATGTTTTTGCACTTAGGACAACTCCGCTATTCTGTGTCACTCCATCCAAATGTTTAGGCCTAAACCGGAAGCCACGGGTATTGAAAGCACGATATCTTTTTGCTGGACCAATCGGACCACGAGCCAGCCATCTATGATCATTCTTGACACTGCATATGCCATTTTTCCTCTCTAGATCCATTATCTGTGTACATAGGATTACTTAGTCATGATTTTATTTGTTGATCTAAATGATAATAACACGAAACTTACATGAGCTCTGAACCATTCATGGAATTTTTCATTTTGGATACGCTCGATAATCTTTGGGGTGATGCGGCCTTGCCGATATGTTCTTCTAATCTCATCAACATGAGTTCTGTAAAAGGAAAAAGTGTCATGAAGTATGCTTTGAAGAAAATGATTAGTGATGAAGTGTATGATCTTGAGCTAATACCGAAGGTATGGGTTGACATCTGGACAGTTGAAGAGCACATATCTATGTGCTTGCATTTTAGTCAAGCCCCTAATAACATAACTTCTCGGCTTGCCAAGTGGTTTTCCAACATGAGGAAAAAGATATGGTGTGCATTCATCATCTGAACATGCAACTGACTCATCATTATCATCATTTCGTGTAGGCTGGTTATGCTTTGTCTCAAAACCTTCAAGATATCTTGAACAAAATGTCATACACTCATCTGCCAAATATGCTTCTGCAATACATCCTTCAGGATGTGCCTTATTACGCACATATGACTTTAATACACTCAAATACCTACATAAATAAAGAGAAAGATTAAAAATGTTAAAATTTCTATACTAGATAACAAATGAAATTATATTTGTGAGAGAAATGTACCTTTCCACAAAATACATACATCGGTAACACACAGGACCTCCTAATTTTGCTTCAGTGGCTAAATGAACAACCAAGTGCACCATAATGGTAAAAAAAACTGGTGGAAATATCATCTCCAAACGACATAATGTCATTTTAATTTGTTCCTCTAACTTGTCAAGCACATCAATGTACAGGACTTTTGAACTCAGTTCTCTAAAATATCCACATAGATCAAATAAGACAGAAGTGACATTGTAAGGAAGCACACCCCGCAAAGCAACTGGGAGAAGTTCTTGCATTAGAATATGACAGTCATGACTTTTAAGACCTGAAATTTTCCCTTGACTAACATTTATACATTTTGAGATGTTTCCTGCATAGCCATCTGGAACCTTAATATCATGGAGAACTTTGCAAAATTGATGTTTCTCCCGTTTAGACATTGTATAGAAAGCAGGAGGCAAATAATACttattattagcttttcttatGGGATGCAAATCTGGCCTTATATTCATTTCTTGTAGGTCCAAGCGTGCTTGTAAATTATCCTTTGATTTGCCTTCCAGTCCTAACAATGTCCCATATATGTTATCACAAACATTCTTCTCAATATGCATTACATCAAGATTATGATGGAGTACATTCAAGTCCCAGTAAGGCAACGAAAATAAGCCACTACGGCATTTCCATGTTTTTGACTTCTCAAAATCATTAATTTTCTCTATCTTTTGTAAAACTGATGTTTCAGAATAAGCAAGAGGTTCTACTCTATGTTCTTCAGTTCCATCAAAAGAATTTTCATTATATCGTAATTCATGGTCCAGAGGAAGAAATCGACGATGTCCCATGAAACAATACTTGTGTCCATGTTTCAAACGTTTAGAGCACGTTTCTTCATGACACATAATACAAGCAAATTCACCATTGACACTATATCCCGCAAAGATCCCAATCCCAGGATAGTCACTAATAGTGAACAGTACTGTAGCACGAAGCTGAAACATCTCGTTTTGAGATGCATCATATGTAGGAGTTCCAACCTCAAATAAATCAAATAACTCTTCATAAACTGGTTCCATAAATAAATGAAAATCCTTTCCAGGGTAAGATGGACCAGGAATTATTAGTGCAAGCATAATAGAAGATGCTTtcatgcataaccatggaggaaGGTTATATGGAATCAAGACAACTGGCCAACAACTATAAGTTGAACTCAATGTCCCAAAAGGATTAAATCCATCACTAGCCATTGCAAACCTAATGTTTCGAGAATCCGATGCAAACTGGGGATTCCTAGAGTCAATGGACTTCCAAGCCTCTGAGTCAGCTGGATGACGCAACACACCATCCTTTGTACGACCCTCATCATGCCATCTTAATGCTATAGCTGTTTCCTTGTGCATAAATAACCTCTTAAGCCTTGGCTTAATTGGGAAGTACCTTAACACTTTCCTTGGGGTTGCCCTTCTCCTTTCCTTCTTTGTTAAAGTAGTTTTATCTTCTTTGTTTTTCCACCTTGAAGTACCACATTTTGAACAAAAGTCATCGTTTGCCTTAGCTTTCCTATAAAGCTGGCAGTTATTTGGACAAACATGAATTTTGACATAATTAAGTCCAAGCTTTCCTATTATCTTCTTAGCTTCAGCAAATGTTCCAGGTAAATTCTTACCATTTGGAATTGCTTGTTGCAAGATTGCTAGCAAATCATTTAATGATTTATTACTCCACTTGTTAACTGATTT
This genomic window from Oryza sativa Japonica Group chromosome 12, ASM3414082v1 contains:
- the LOC4352450 gene encoding uncharacterized protein; protein product: MDLNNIKKLLLFPRPSDEYLAGIDGFLLFAYREKSLEDKIRCPCKECVNKWLLTRDEVYDHLVCHGMLLGYSPWGCHGETTSFISANSRGTESQSRGMDGNMRQLVQDAFGNTNNDPPVNEYDVQNFLNSGPDHETKAFYDLLRDAHDPLWEGCELTRLSFLVLLFHIKSVNKWSNKSLNDLLAILQQAIPNGKNLPGTFAEAKKIIGKLGLNYVKIHVCPNNCQLYRKAKANDDFCSKCGTSRWKNKEDKTTLTKKERRRATPRKVLRYFPIKPRLKRLFMHKETAIALRWHDEGRTKDGVLRHPADSEAWKSIDSRNPQFASDSRNIRFAMASDGFNPFGTLSSTYSCWPVVLIPYNLPPWLCMKASSIMLALIIPGPSYPGKDFHLFMEPVYEELFDLFEVGTPTYDASQNEMFQLRATVLFTISDYPGIGIFAGYSVNGEFACIMCHEETCSKRLKHGHKYCFMGHRRFLPLDHELRYNENSFDGTEEHRVEPLAYSETSVLQKIEKINDFEKSKTWKCRSGLFSLPYWDLNVLHHNLDVMHIEKNVCDNIYGTLLGLEGKSKDNLQARLDLQEMNIRPDLHPIRKANNKYYLPPAFYTMSKREKHQFCKVLHDIKVPDGYAGNISKCINVSQGKISGLKSHDCHILMQELLPVALRGVLPYNVTSVLFDLCGYFRELSSKVLYIDVLDKLEEQIKMTLCRLEMIFPPVFFTIMVHLVVHLATEAKLGGPVCYRCMYFVERYLSVLKSYVRNKAHPEGCIAEAYLADECMTFCSRYLEGFETKHNQPTRNDDNDESVACSDDECTPYLFPHVGKPLGKPRSYVIRGLTKMQAHRYVLFNCPDVNPYLRTHVDEIRRTYRQGRITPKIIERIQNEKFHEWFRAHIMDLERKNGICSVKNDHRWLARGPIGPAKRYRAFNTRGFRFRPKHLDGVTQNSGVVLSAKTSSYTKSSDTNPILGDLTYYGRVIDIIELNYSGQFSVVLFKCEWVDVVSGKGVKKDKYGYTLVNFSHLIHTGEKVEHEPFIFPNQADQVYYVDDPMNPGWSVVRKNKPRDIYDIGEDEWAGDIEIEPFHVSHLGGMSSNANNYKQWVRTDVEGTTVDVDNNALNNEG